The Elaeis guineensis isolate ETL-2024a chromosome 5, EG11, whole genome shotgun sequence DNA segment TAAGCATATGAGTTGGTCCATCTGATACTAGCCGATAATATTAAGCTTTAATTTTGCATATTAGCTACATCCGCTCCTATGGCATCATGTATAGTTTATTTTTACAATTAATTTTGTAATCAATttgcataataataataatatggtaTTCAACACTATACGTGCACGCGCACGCACACACATTTTTATCAATTGATTGCATGTTACCTAGACAGCATAATTACCTACTCCTGtccctttaaaaatttttgaaattagagAATCACCACTATTTATGATTAAAAGTCTTAAATTTTCAGGAAGAAAAAAGCGATAAAAGAAATTGTGCACATGTAGATAATATTAGAGCCATGCTTGTCATGATTGATTTCAATAAATCGGGAGTGCAATTTAGATATTACTCAAATAACATCATCATGATGGTGTTCTCTATGTAGTATAGTTATTTTTGAAATGGGATGGCCATAATATGCAACATAGATCATGCTGGTCAAAACACTgacttaaataaataaataaataaataaataaatttatttataatatatgacCGTCTTTTTGATTGTCTATTACGTGGAATAAAATCCATCTATATAATCAGAAAGTAGATGATTAATTGGAcatccaaaaaataatatttttatttttttttagtaataGTTAATCTCATGTTATATAATTCTTAAGACAgttatctttatattttttttaataagtaatTTAGAACATCCTGTTTCCCAACTATGAAGGCAGAGTggaggataaaaatatattttttgaaaaaaaaaagaaaatatcgaCATATAATCTAGTtgtgtaattaatttttttttttttttttttaagctatTCATGTCATCCAAAGTCCCAGCATAGCATAAGCCCGTTCTCACAGCATGTGATGTGGAGGTCCCAAAACTTTCTCTACCAATCATCCAACATCGCGAGGCAGCAGATCGCAATAATTCCAGCCTATAGAAGCCTTACACGTGTCCCAACGGCCAAAATAGGCAAGCCATTCCCAGGTCATCAGGCCAACGCGCACCTCAAAAAGCCCGTccattgtatcaaaaaaaaaacccGTCCACAGTGCAATCCAGCCCGTCCATGGGCCCACTAGACCGCCGCCCAAGGGGCGGCCCCCCTCCCGCCACGTGGCGACGGTAAGCCGACGAACATCTCCTCGAGGCACTGCATCCTTTATATGTCATCCTCACCATCCCTTCCCGATTCCAACCACCACCCTCCATACAAATTCCTACGCGACCATCACATCGACCGTCCGCCTTTCCACTGGCACGAATCGCGAAATCACGCATAAAAAATTTCTGCGGCCGGGATAGGAAATGATGCCATCGTGGAGATCGCAAAAATCTCGAGCATCCAATGATTGGACCTTCCCTTGCGGTACACGGAAAGGAAATGCTTCCACCGTCCACTGGATGGCCCTTCACGTACACGGAATGGAGCAAGTGATCGAATGGTCCCCATTCGCTCATTGATGGGCTTTAATTCGCCCCACCCGTGATGGTCTGCGGTATAAATTATAGGATGACAAGGCCTACCGGACCACATCTCCCGGTGCTCCCTCTtccccaaaaaataaaaaataaattaagaacataAATTTAATAGCCGTGAGCTGGcaacaattattttttttaaaaaaattaccatTTCACTATCCGTGATGAATAAATACGAGGGAATGTTCCATTCTTGACCCTGGAAAGGTCATCCTGTGGGCTCCACCTTCCACTCACGTCAACGATACAGCTAACCCACTGTACAAATTAATGTTCCACGGCCATCGATGAGCTGGATTCCTGGGTCCACCATCCATCAACCACACGATTGTCATCATATGGCTGTGATGGATAGCCATAGATCTGCAAACATTAAACGCAGTCGAGCGCTTCCATCTGGGCCCAAAAGACGCGACAGAGACGTGGGAAAGTTACGTGGCGCGATGATGTATCGATGAGCTGGACTAGACGTCTTAAacgagggaaaaaaaaaacaagagcaTAATTGCCTGCCTTTCCTCATTTCTCTTTCAGCCATCTCGTGACGGGAGACTGGAGAGGACTTCGAAGAGAAACCCCATAGTTTCGCACTGTTCATAGTTTCCACACATTCCACCTCTAACCTTAGTTTATTTTCTTCAATCTCTTCACGAACACCATCTTTGAACAGCAGGAAGATGGGAAAAAAATCACCCAGAACCGGGACTTGGTAAGAGATTCTTTCAGAAGTTCTTTACTATAGGAGGAGGAGGGATGGGATCGGAGGGTAGGAAGGGAATCCGAGGGGAGGAGCAAGAGGAAGGGAAAGAGAGGTCTGGCTGCAGTTAAATTCCCACGCTGGCCTTTTACTTTAATCTTTCCACGTAAGCTATTCGAGGTTTTGGTCAAAGTCCAACTGAGACGGTGAAGTCCATCCGGAATTTCATAAAAAGCCCCCCGCATCGGAAAAGTTTTCTCGAAGGGTTGCAGAAAAAGGGTCTCGGATCGAATCTAAACGTTGCGAAAAGGGGTAAAATAAATATTCCACTGACACAAAGACGGAACCGCCGTTAAAGCGCGACGGCGACGCTTTCGTCTCTGTCCGACGAAAAGGAAGAAAGACGGGGGCCGTTTTGTGAAGTTTAGGGCCATTTTGGGAATTCGGGAAATGGCAGTGGGGTTTATCGGTGTTTTATTCTGCATCGCCTCGTGATTTCTTCGTCCCTCACCGCTTGCTCCTCTCCGTACTCCCAATTTTTTTccttggtttttttttttctgggagcAATATGGGGTTTTGGAAGGCCCTGATCTTCCCTTGATCGCTATCTCGATCTCGGGAGGGCGTGGGATTGGATCCGGAGGGCGATTGCGTCGCGCTCCGGGTGGAGTTTTTGCTTGGAAATCGGGTTTGAAGGCGAAAATTGCTGCGGGTTCGAAGTCATtggttttttttttggatggagggatggatttgatttttttttttttttttttttttgtaatttgaaTTCACACGGCGGGAGTTGAATTTAAGCTGATAGGGGTCTGGATTTGCCGACATTGGTGGCGCTGGAACCGTGACAGGGACTGGATTTCTGGAAGCTAGTGGTTTTTGGCTTCGAAGAGAAAGATTTCGGTCAAGCAATCGGGGTTTCTGCTCGAGTTTTCGGAGATTTCTTGGAGATTTAGGTGGAAAGGGCTCCAAAGTCAGAGGCATTGCTGCAGACTGAATCAATCTGGACAGTGCTAGGGTTTCGATTGAGCGGGATTCAGGTACTTTGAAGAAAGTTTAGTTTTTGAGCTTTTATCTCTACTGTTTTTTTGGTGATTTCATATGAATTACTAGAGAATGAGTCCATCGCTTTAGAAGTTGGAAGCTTCGCCAAAGTAGAAGCGGGTGTCCTCTGGTTTTCAGTTTTTCTGAAGTAATTCTTGAGTAATTTTTAAGCATTTCTTCCACCATTCGGCTTCGTGCATTGCCATTTCAAGGCCTTAGAAATGAGGAGGGTAGGAGCATTGTATAGTCTCTGAATCAGTTGTTTGGGAGACTGAGGTCCTCTTGTTTGGCCCCAATCCCTCGGGGGGACAAAAAAACTTGATAGAAAGAGGGATTTGgggcattatattttaatctatatacaACCATCAGAGATCGGCTAAGTTTATCAATTGGAACAGTCTTCCGAAATATTAAAGCATCCATGGACTCCATTCAGCATTTCATGATCATTCTCTTGCTCATTGGGATTCTATCGGCATACCAATATAAGGCCCAATCGACCGGAGGTTCCATGACATCTGCAAGATCACTGGATGCACTCCTTCAGGACTATGCTTACCGGGCTTTTGTTCGTCCCCGCACTGGAACGCCCTATGATGGTCAAGTCCCATCCAATCTCACTGGCATCAAGATAGCAGCATTGAGGCTCAGGAGTGGGAGCTTGTACAAGAGGGGAGTTCCGATGTACAAGGAATTCCAAATCCCAACTGGAGTTATCGTGCAGCCATATGTCAAGAGGCTTGCCCTGGTTTACCAAAATCTGGGTACCTTGTCCTCTAACTACTACAAACTTCCTGGCTTTACCTACTTAACTCCGGTGCTCGGCCTTCTTGCTTATGATGCAGCAAATCTGTCTGCCACCAACTTGCCAGAATTAACTGTGGTTGTTTTGAAATCACCCATATTGATTAATTTCACAAATGTAACAGCAGTACCAGGTGCCAGGTGTGTGCATTTCAATTTGGATGGCTTGCCAGTATTCGGAGATTTAGTGTCAAGCAATATTTGTTCAACACGCCAACAGGGTCACTTCTCTATTGTGGTTAATGCCAGCATGATTGCTCCTCCTCCTGCACCAAGCCCTGGTCATGCTAAGCATAATAAGTCTAAGGTGTGGAAGATTGTCGGTGCTGTCGTTGGTGGATTCATTGCTTTGGTTCTCTTGGCATTGCTTGTGGCATGGATGGTTCGGTATAGACAAAAAAGAAAGATGGCAGAGATGGAACGGCATGCTGATGTGGGCGAAGCATTGCAAATGGCAAGGGTTGGAAACACTCAGGCACCGGTGGCCTTAGGGACACGGACACAACCAGTTCTTGAGAATGAATATGTTGCTTGATTGTTGCATAGAATGAGTACCAAAGTGGTGTCCTTTCTTGGCTGGTATATGAGGAACAAGATGaggattttctttcaaatatttgatATGTACAGAATGCGTGGACAAGCATTGCCACGTTCTTTTGCTCGAGTACCAACCAAGAGGTGGATTTTCTGTGGCATTGGTTGGGTTCTGGGCTTGGCATTTATTTGAGATCAGACCACACATTCTTTTGGGGAAGAGGGGGGAAGGGGGGTGAGATGTTTTTGTGTTTAGATTGTTCCGGCCCTGTTTGTTGTCAATGGTACCATAGTCATACAGGGTGAAGTTGAATTGTAAACACATCATGCAGGAGATGGTGTTTCTTACTATGCCTGGTCTGGAACTGTTTTGATTATTTATTTGGTAAATGTATTCAGATGCAGCGTTCTAATAAAGATGAGGTATTATTCTTTTCTCACTATCTGGTGCCTTTGTGATATGCTCATGTCTTTGTTTCTGGTTTAAAGATTGTTGCAGTCGATTCTTGTAAGTATGTTCTATCAACTCACTCTTTCAATAGCTGTGATAGGCATAGaccaaaattaaaaagaaaagagggggGAAAAAAACCGTGGTTGCAATTTTCTGGAAATGCTgttaagttttaaaaaaatttcaaaatcatgatacatttattattctcttttctttgatccaaaaatttttagagttAGAATTTAATGTTTTCTAGAAAGTTGTAAGAACATTTCTTTGCATGCGGTTCCACTTGTAAACCAATATTTTTGCATGTATAAACTAAACATGTGCATtcattttaagttcaataccaccTCTTTGCAATAAAGGAAAACATATCTAATTTCTGCAAAAACAAAAATAAGGTGGACTTCTCCAAAATAATGAAAGGAGAATGTtcaaatttgagaataattataagatgatagaaaagaaaaaaatgataaatttggAAGTAGTCTCTCATTCCATAATTTCtaagatttttatatattttcattGCTATAGTCAAACGCCACTTTAGTAACAGCAAATTTACAAAATTTGATGATTTTGCATGGCATCAAGACACATATTTCTTCATCCTTTTAGAGGGGTTGTATTTCTAtcttttttcaattcaaaatttttggaactTACCATGTTTCATTTGGAACTCTTGACTGTTATAAAACatgatgaagagaagaagaaagtagTTAAGATTTTAGAAAACCTAAGATTCAGATTTTACCTAAAATTGATACCTCCAATTCGACATCTAAGGCATTTTCTAAATCATAGCTTTACTTCTAGGAGGATACTTTTGGGGCGAACATGAGTCTGTTCTTCAAAATAAAATCACAGtgtggtaattttttttttttttgatagtacATTAGTAACCAGGCTTTTAACAAATTTTAGACAAAAAGAAGTCGTGGTTATTTGAAACGTTACCAAATTGCTTTGTAACCCGCATCTTATTAGCAAAATCCGTATGAAATTAGAATAAAGAATGAGGATGAGATAATGACAAGATGTATCCAGATATTTAATAATAAAGAAAAACAAGCATGGAAACGTTACTTTAGACTGTAGAAAATGCCGGAAGCATAATATTACATAGAAAAGAGCATATAATTGGATGATTTATCGTAGATGGCATCATTGAAAAGCTGGCCAGGGTATATTTGTGGTCCAACAACACTGAAGAACTTGGGAAGTTAACAGTGAAAGCTTAGAAGAGGTGGGGAATCTTTAGGTCTCTGTAcactatttatttattattttacatTCTGTTTCCCACTTCACTAATCACATAATTAATAGTAGCACTATTGTGGACTGCCTCAAGCCCAGTATAGCGGATGATATGTATGTTATTAATCATTTTATTTCGAACGACCAACCTTCTGTAGTACTAGTGAGTATTTTTGCCttttatgtttaaa contains these protein-coding regions:
- the LOC105046023 gene encoding uncharacterized protein gives rise to the protein MDSIQHFMIILLLIGILSAYQYKAQSTGGSMTSARSLDALLQDYAYRAFVRPRTGTPYDGQVPSNLTGIKIAALRLRSGSLYKRGVPMYKEFQIPTGVIVQPYVKRLALVYQNLGTLSSNYYKLPGFTYLTPVLGLLAYDAANLSATNLPELTVVVLKSPILINFTNVTAVPGARCVHFNLDGLPVFGDLVSSNICSTRQQGHFSIVVNASMIAPPPAPSPGHAKHNKSKVWKIVGAVVGGFIALVLLALLVAWMVRYRQKRKMAEMERHADVGEALQMARVGNTQAPVALGTRTQPVLENEYVA